The segment ACATTTTGACTTTGCTGCCTGAGATGAGCGATCGCCAACAGGCAATTCTGAGCAAAGCCTTCGCCATCCTTAAAAAACATAAGCGATCGAATGGCGAGTATCGCTGGGGAGTCAACGATTTGATTCATGCAGTGTTTGAAGCCGATCGCTCGGAGGATGACGAGGGCAATGAAAAAACAGGATCTTCTGCTCCAGCTTTAGAGTGGAAGTTGGATAAGTTAGCTAGCTCAAAATATTTCGATACTGCCAATCACCTCGCCCCCAAAGATTTATTTGAACCGGGACAAGTGACCGTTCTACAAATGAACGAAATTAGCCAAGAAGAACAACAGGTAATCTGCGCGGCAATTCTTCGGCAGTCGAACCAAGCCCGCATGAACACCCAGAAAGAAAACATTACTCCCGACGACGAGAATTATCTGCCCTACCCTGTCTTTATCTTGATCGAAGAGGCTCACCGTTTTGCCCCGGCACACGAACCATCTCGCTGCAAAATGATCATCCGCACCATTCTCAGCGAGGGTCGTAAATTTGGCTTAGGTATTGGGCTAATTACCCAGCGCCCTGGCAAGATCGACGCAGATGTACTGTCTCAATGCATGAGTCAATTCCTCATGCGCATCGTCAACCCGGTGGATCAAGACAGCCTCAAGTATGGGGTAGAAGCTGCCGGACGAGATTTGTTGAAGGAGTTGCCTTCTTTAACCAAAGGGCAAGTCATTATTTCTGGGGCTTGTGTTAATACACCTGTGCTTTGTCAAGTGCGGAAACGGCTCACAGTGCATGGTGGCGAAACGCTGAACGCACCAGAAATGTGGCAAAACTATTTCCAGGCGCATCAAGTCCAATCTCGCTTAATTGAGCAAGCCCCGATCGCCAGTCGGGAAAAGCCGAAGATGGTTAGAGGGGTCAGTATTGATTGAGTCCTCACAACATCCTTAAAGCTCCGGCAATACGCTACGAGATTGGTTAAAAGGTGTACTTTGAAATCATTGGAAGCATTACCAATGTTGAAACAATTGCTGTTGGAAGTTCGATTCGGAAGTTAGCTCGGCTGAGAGAACAGTTTGGGAATGGACGGTGGAGAAAGCTTAAAGGGATAGCCACAGTGCAACTTGACGATGGCAGTATTGGCGAGGCAGAAGTTCACTGGTATGAAGCTTATGGGATTGGCAAGAGAAGAATGAAAATCAAAAGATTTTTAGAGTAATTTTTGGACTAACAGTATGGAAAACACCAGAGGAAGGTTTGGAATTTGTATTTGTAACGATGACTGTGATGACCTAGAACTGCTCAAGGTTTATCAGATTTTGCCTGATGACACTCCCAGCCAAAAAGGTTATGTCCGAGTCGTGGACGAATCGGCAGAAGATTACTTATATCCTCAAAGTTTCTTTGTGCTACTTGAATTGCCTCAAGCCGCCGAACAGAAGTTGCTGTCCATTGTTAAACCATAATTCTGGGGCGTATCCTAAAATCAGAGCTATCTCACGAGTCTTCTATTCTTATGCGGCGACTTCAATATCTGCCCTGGCGATCGCTCTTCCTCACTGCTGCGGTCACCATTTTTTGCACCATCGTCTTATCGTATGCCGTGGGGTTTAGCACCATGAATTCAGCGATCGTTAGCCAAGTCTTGGCAACGCTCTACACTCCTCCTTGGCGTACTATCACTGACCTTGCCGTTTCAGCCGGAGTCGGTGCAGTAGCCGTTTATTTTTTAGAAACTCTATTTCCTCGCACCGCTATTAACACCAATATATTGTGGACTTTGATTCTGTGTTTAATGGTGGTGCTGATCATCAAGTCCTATTTACCTTTACCCGAAGGATTAATTGCCCCCAGTCAAATTTCTTTGTTAGGAATTCTGCTAGGCGTGTTTTTGTTAGGCGGAAAGCGTTACTGGCGCTGAGTAACCTCATACGGGGAAACACTTCTCATTCAAGAAATGAACTGATGTTTCAACCTCATACAAAAAAATGTGTCGAAATATGTACTTGACGTAAGACTGATTCATCTTCCTCTGTAGGATGTTACAAGGCTTCAAAAATATAAACAGTCGTTATCGATGCGCTAAGAATATTCAAAGATATGCTTATCGCATTCC is part of the Timaviella obliquedivisa GSE-PSE-MK23-08B genome and harbors:
- a CDS encoding ATP-binding protein — translated: MAKLISLSSPNTVGTVKGPGENGNQYLFITADNRYVKIGEFVYYEVEAPDTGGRSAVRQILGKISARCLIDHLPDRMFADTEISPEAIAALVGFSHPNPEIYEVTVDVIGYFHPALGFMNPRVTPNPGAKVYLASDEGLQAVVNKKQPGEVGSAAIGSLLLRELNAVPVVLDVKELVSTHMAILAGTGSGKSYTAGVLVEELLSPYNRAAVLIFDPHGEYGTLADMRGHPAFTAPGYAPKVKILTPNDIQIRISSLDYYDILTLLPEMSDRQQAILSKAFAILKKHKRSNGEYRWGVNDLIHAVFEADRSEDDEGNEKTGSSAPALEWKLDKLASSKYFDTANHLAPKDLFEPGQVTVLQMNEISQEEQQVICAAILRQSNQARMNTQKENITPDDENYLPYPVFILIEEAHRFAPAHEPSRCKMIIRTILSEGRKFGLGIGLITQRPGKIDADVLSQCMSQFLMRIVNPVDQDSLKYGVEAAGRDLLKELPSLTKGQVIISGACVNTPVLCQVRKRLTVHGGETLNAPEMWQNYFQAHQVQSRLIEQAPIASREKPKMVRGVSID